The Dermacentor silvarum isolate Dsil-2018 chromosome 3, BIME_Dsil_1.4, whole genome shotgun sequence region GCACAGCTTGCTTCCCGGTTGTATTGCCGAGCCCGCTGTTCCAGCGTCTTTTCGATGGTTGTTGCTTCGGTTCTGAACTCTGCGACCGTGCGCGGTGGGTTGCGGACGAGAACTGCGAAGAGTTCTTGCTTAACACCCCGCATGAGATGGCGCAGCTTCTTATCTTCACTCATGGTGGAATCAGCACGCTTGAacaggcgggacatgtcctcgatgtacatcaCCACGTTCTCGTTTGTGAGCTGGTTCCTAGCTTGAAGGGCAATTTCCGCCTTTTCTTTACGATCCGTGCTGGCGTATGTTGCCAGCAGTTGTCGTCGAAATTCCTCCCAAGAGGAGAAAGGGGGTTCGTGGTTCTCATACCACGTTCTTGCGAAGTCCTCCAAAGCGAAATATACGTTACGGagcttctgtctctcattccattcattaaagcttgccattctctcgaacagttccaaccagtcttccacgtcttcaaacgagtcgccatggaatgttggcggcttgcgaggttggcttacgaccagctgtgccggtgttacctggctagtcattgtggcggcgtccgttgtccgagtttcccttggcgtgaagagaagagggccgaattcgggcgagtcacctcgacgacggcggctggtccgctggtgcacaggtgtcagttccacgggatggactcgctggtggtcggggctacgctgactttcgttcgtggggcttcgactcataccccgcacctccaccagaaatgtaacgatgttgaggaacacaggttaagaaaacaacgatatttaataagggcgaacctgtgcccacgacttaaagtcactgcggttgtgaagaatgcccggcagtcgcgttctaaacctggcgtccaaccgtcttcttccttcttctcgagtcctgcctcgtgcgcgtggcgcatccgagccgggtccaaccggttgctcgtgccacgaagatcgctgccCGTTGCTACTGAACACCACGGAACGGCGGGCGcattgtccaatacgaagggcgcgcaatttgaatgtggccaagttgtcgccgCAATACATATATGCCATCGCacaaaaggaaggaagaaggaagacACATAAACAAATCAACCCAGCAAGTTTAACTGACACAGGCGCCTAAAGCGACGAGCTCTTAGTTGTTAGCGCTGCGTcgcgtctgtttctttcgccgtccgtgtgcttctgcgctacagTGTAAATAATGCCATACTAACTAGTCCACTAATCTGTCCTTTTGAATCGGCCATGCTCCCCGACCATTattaccctgaaaagatgagcgactcgcggctagtcttctgcgTGACAGGGTATTTTGCACGCAAAACAATCCTCAAGTCTGTGTGCAAGGAAtgctttgacgagctccttgttgccgCCGGCCAAGCGAGcgaacaggtggcgatgttcaccaagttctgcgtcaatgggggcctcatttATTCTTCGcagaagctcttctcatttgtatagacgcccCTGAAACCATGGTTTTCGATCTGCATGGTTCAGTTACAAATAGCTGCAAAATGACAGCTCGGAAGAGCTTGTCTCCTGCCTGTACAAAAATGACGTCACACTGGGCTGTGCACCGCAAGGCCTCAGTCTTACCAACAcagttacaaaattatttttggtcaaCCGTTTGCACGTTAGACGAatgcactcaacaaagagagagcgtcttcccgtgaaaagaagaaaCACTTGAAGCTCGGCCGCGTCACTAAGGCTGACAAGGTTCTGTTTGAACggtttgtgaacaatttaaatattttgttctcgtgagaaaaaaagcaccagaTCAGGTGCGTCGCATAGCAAAACATCATCGATGACTGAGTGGTTTGTTTTGaacggattgtgagccactcttccAAAATGagttgtttgcgtaaacagtgtatcaaaaataaaatttttcCTTCCGacttaccactgggaattttcttgctttgcgttcgATAAGTTTTCAGCGGGAATAAATCGAATAAAGCAAGCTACAGtctaccatcgacgcgcgctcaatcggattgttacctAGGCGCCgttcaattacgaaagggctagcatagctactccatcgccatttgccgccatgcacgagcgagtATATTACGAAGCATTCTTTTTTGTTATAGCATATTAAGCTGCGCGCGCGGATTATCGCATTCGACGCAGCGCCCGTGCACTGCagctgctagccgccgtcgcggccgacgtgtaagtagttgatgatgatgatgatgatttattggcatcccctttgaaacggggtggcgacaaatagtcacctagcctgcttgatttaatcaggtatactacacatgttctttatcacGCATTTTGTATAcccttttcaaaaatttagcttgtaccgctgcctatgattttaagagatcaggtcgtatccatcttttccctgctttttttccaccagtactctaatcgtctcttgctgatctctacggctgatctgtttatgtttccttccactttaaacccaagcgcttctgggagttgcacgttacctacggttctcgctgggtggatcccgtcgcattccattaggatgtgctgagtggtctctggatctttactgcagcatacacatgtctcatctagttccgaatatttgttccgatatgttttcgtccttaggcaaccggctcgagcctcaaatagcaaggcactgccctttgtgttatcgtacagattttcccttctaatttctttcttctcattcttgtaaatctccattgtccgtttcgtttccattctttgcatctctatttctctcactttctttctgatgacccctggttgtctatttacagtttcgattatcctgtacttggttgccaacttccttgacctcttcctccattctgtgtccacgcttttcatgtagagatacttgtgcactttagccgcccatttattttcatccatgttcctgagcctttcttcaaaactagtAGTGTAAGCGTGTGGCAGCGCCACATGGCGGTTTCCACCCAAAGCGCCACgtgcgagccggcgcgttcaacacactCCCCCGTTCTAGCCACTGTatgtctgtcaggattactttaTCCTATACTTCCGTCGTGAATCGACACGTAGAGGGAACTCTCCCCCACGATCGTAACGCAGGCGCGAGCGCTTgccgacggggggaggggggggggagtaggaGAGGCTGATAGGAAAGGGTGCCGgctgcatctggctggcattgaaaaaatataCGAGGCACTGGTACCATGGGCACAACAGATGTATTGACCGATACTCCCTTGGGTGCCTTTGTCGAGCACGTACTCCTACGTGCGGTGCCGCGCAAAAGGCAGGGCCATATTATCTGAAGGCCAAACTTGGTGTTTGCAGTTCATCGGTAGCGGCCATGTCGGTGAGCTTTCAAAATAACCTCTTTGTGTCGTTGCTTGCTCATCTAAGTAGTTGAAATAACGTATATCGCTTGTGTGCATGCTCCACAGCCAGAACAAGTGCTGTAGCTCACATTACAATTCTGCAACCgatttcacaaagcttttcgttcgtacgTAATCTTTACCATTGCCTGGCTGCCCTCGgtaaaaaaattctggggttttacgtgcagaaacgacgatatgattatgaggcacgccgtattgggggactccagaatagtttggaccacctgggtttccttaacgtgcacctaaatctaggtacaggGGTGCGTTCGCATTTCACCCCCCAGGTTCAGCGTCAGGACTGTCTGGAGTTAGCTCTTACGAAACATTCTTGCGTAAGTGCTATTTCTAAATACAGGCCCTTAAGCTCGAATGTTCCACTTCTTGTTAAGCCATGCTATAAGAAAATTTTAGCTTGTCCGGAACTCCGGTTAACGCAGGCGGACCGGGCGCTTTTCCGGAGGGGCGTAGGCGTAAACATGAGCGGCCGGagtggtgcagccacctggtggcgcaaagcttaaccagacaaacacagaggcaatattgcagtaaccaagtgaaTTCTTTTTCGCTGCTTGTCTAAAATTTCACAGAGGTTTAGCTGTGTCACGATTCACCACATTTGAAATTTTACACCCGCAGTGAAATAGAATACACGTGGTTGATGCAACGTTAACTATGTTTTTGTCTGGTTCTGCACTGCCCCACGAGGTGACACCACCTGTCAAGCCGCTCACATTTATGCCTcccgctcatccggtaaaacaTCCAACCCGCCTGCCTTTACCGGAAtgccggacaagctaaaacttcCTATTAAGCACTGAAAACGATATAGCTGGATCTTAGTCTCATGTTGAAGGAACGTAAAAAATGCTTATTAGCTGCTTGTGCGATGGGCCTGTTACTTCTCGCTTTAttagaaaaaaatgtcatttcCATAAACACACACGTTACCTAGAGGCTTTGTTTCTGTCAAAAATAACAGTGCTTTCTGATCCTGTCCACTAGTCATCACGTCCGAACGTTGAGATTAAACTGGGGATTAAATTTAGCTTCCTCTCTCATATTTGTTGTAAAGTGCCTCAAGTAACTTTTTGACCCACTAATTTGCAAGTTTTTTATCGTGGTTGAAAGAAACTTTCTTCATTTAAACGCATACAATAACTGGGGCTAACTGAAGCAGGCGCATCTCGGGTCACAGGTtatgtttctctattgtgtgttGCTTGGTGCGTGCTAGAATACTTTTGGTTCGGGTGGGCCAGCTAGCAATGCCGTCAATAGCCTGAGAGCTATGGGCACATTGGATGCACACCACTGTGCACATTTATAGCTGAGGATACAAGACGAAACACTGCCTGACTTGCTGCACAAAATATTGTTCTAGTCACTGTTGAGTATGCTTTGAACACTCAATGTTTTGGGGTATTTATTATTTCCTGTTATATGTCAACTGCAAACATGCTTTCAAGGTATATACGTTTGGTGAGCTCAGTGCATAGATTACAGGTTTCACTGTACTTTCATAGCTACGAACTTGCACACATACCAGCTTAAAGCTAGCTGCTCCTGATGTTCCACGGTGTAGCTAAATGAATATCCGAATGAGGGCGGACCGTATTCCGCGACCTAGGCTAAATTATTTAATTGCTTTGTGAAAACTTCAGGTGAAataaaaattcaccgacaattacaacactccctaatgcgaaattcgaTACAGCTGTTTACTTGTTTTCATTTCACCATAATTTGGCTGGCGCGGAGAACCTtcctcgtgcggcacattgcaaacggagcgaagtgcggcgccTTTGCCTCGCTAATCAAGGAGATCGCGATGACAAGCGCGTGGGTGAGGCGTGGACGCGATTAACAGCAACCGCCAcaggcagacctccgctcataATGCGCACGCCGAATGCCATCGGTGAGCAGACAACGGGGCGCTACGCCTCTCGTTGCGGTCGTCGCTGCAGGGCGCGTGTTGCGCGGTAATGTGCTTTtctctcacgctttcgccgtaccttcctcctctgctttcctcttCATGGTACCACTGCACCCCCTCCTTCACTtttcctcctcgtgctctcttcgctatccgcgtctttcatctcccgctgcgctccgcgttcactctttcgtctattgctgtgctcgttcgctcggtcaaAGGGACGCCGAGGGAAGCTCACACCGATGCTCGCGACAGAATCGGGCGCCTAAGAGCCGCAAAGTTTACGCGCTAATCAAGGCGACGTGTCTATCGGCCTTACGGAGCTGAAAGAAACAAAAACTACACAAATTCTGATATttgtctactaatgcgtttgGCGCGGCTGGCTTTGCTTTTGCTGACtgttgcttacttgcttttcctagcttatgcgtGTCTACTCATGGCCTTTGCGGTGTAAAATAATGCTTAGGTATTAATAGACAATTGGATTTTCTGACCGCATCCGACCCCTTCAAAGCGATCGTACCAATTAAGCCGAACAAAGGGCACGAGCGCAGCTTGACGGAAGAAGGCGGGCGAAAGGGGACGCCAGCTGCCGCAGTAGAGCGTGAGGTGTTGTGTTAGGGGAAAGTGCATCACCGCCACAccacgtcaccctcgctgtcgctctcgcaagcctgtCTTATGCACGTGATCCTTGTCCGCGCAAACTCTCAACTGCATTCCAACTGCGCCTCGCTAAGGCCCAATGAAAACGCGTCAAGCGTCTCCAGCGCGCTGGATTGcgcgcgaggagttcataactcgaaggatgctctgcagcgttcaattggacattagcCACCCCAAAATCTCAAGTTGGCACACACCTAATTTTCAAGTTAACCCACCCCAAAATTGAAGTAGGTCTATCCTCAAATTTCTAGTTGATTTTTTACCTAGGACGCAGGGTCTTGCCCCCTCCGCACACTAGAGCTGAGGCCATTTTGCTAAAGCTCTTACAGACAAGGACGTATCCGAACCCGCTATTATTCAACAAGATCTACCCAGAGTTCTCTGCTCCTACAATATGAAATAAATGTAACGACCCCATACTCGTAGATCGTattcatatgctctggcgtttcTCTGCGTTAAgtagcgacaaggacaacactggaGTGGTGGGACGCATGTGTACGCAGTCAtgcattagatgaacagctatgggcagtcaaATGGGCCTGTGAAACAACCGAAAGGCTGTTTTAGTCCCAACGTGGTCCCAACGTGATAGCGGCCcacttcgggctaggaaactagcgcgaccagtggacctcaataaagtttctCCATCAATCCCTCCATCCAACCCAAAATTTCATTTGTGCCAACCccacatttcaagttggcccaccccgaaATTGAAGTTGGCTCACCCCGAAATGCAAGTTGGGACACCCCCACCCCCAAACTTCAAGTTCACCCACCCCAAAATTTAAGTTGGTCCACATGCAATGTTCAGCTTGGCCTACTCCCAAATGTAAGTTTGCTCGTGTCCAAAGCCAAAGTACCAACTGTCATTGATcacaccattgctcactcagtacaccatgTCTTGGCTCTCTTTGGCCAtagtggcccttgcgccacaaaacagcatatatcatcatcatcatcatcaaagttAAAGAATGCCCAGCCCCAAATTGGAGTTGGTTCACCCCCTGATTTCATGTTGGCGCACCCCAAACATTAGGTTGACCTAAcaccaaatttcagttggcccaccccactCATAAGTGCAGTTGTCCCACCCACAAATTTCAAACTGGCCCACTTGCAAAGTTCATGTTGGCCAAGCCCCCATTTCATGTTGACCCACTCTCAAGTTTTAATGTGGCTCATCCCCAAATTTCAGCTTCagcatgcattttctatggagccctatgttcCTCTATGGATATCCTCTTTCCTTTTTTCACCTAAATTGTTCTTTATCTTATATACATTTATAATATTTTAACGATTAAATGctttcgcaaattacgcatttttgagcagatacaaggcattataCTTTTTTGCATGATGGAgatggggtactcgccaaagaatgcttatgcattaaaaaCTGTTTCAGACCGCCCTTGACACGCCATCGCCTTCCACTGTTACGAAGTCTCGCAGACCTTTCTACCGTATGATCGACGGTGTCCCAAAATGTGCCTGGTTGGACCCGGACATTTATCGAGAGAACAGCACCTTCCGCGCTGCAAAGGGCGACGTGGTACAGAGTTCATTCCCAAAGAGTGGAGCGCACTGGGTACAGTACGTCACGCAGCTCATCCTGAAAGGTGGCGAACCGGTGAATTCCTACGACGAGTTTGCATGCAACGGCCATTTTTTGGAGTACGTGAGGCACGACGGATGGAAACCAGCATTACCAATGAGACTGTTTTACACGCACCAAATGTTGAAGCCGAACACCTTGAGTGAAGATGCGAAGTACGTGTACGTTGCACGAAATCCGTGGGACGTCTGCGTGTCTCTGTATCACGCAATGACGGAACTAAGCGTGTGGCGCTTTCAAGACGCAACCTTCGACGAGCTTTTTGACGCTTTCCTCGAAACGGACTTCGGTTACGGGAGCTACTTCGAGCATGTGGCTTCGggttatgcactgaaagataaaccgAACGTTTTTTTCCTAACATACGAGGAACTTAAGAGGGACACTCGTGGTATGGTTTTGAGGCTGGCGCATTTTCTCGGCGATCAGCACGGAAAATTTCTAGATGAGAACGAAGTGCAGCTGAACAAAATAGTGGAGTTGTCCAAGCCCGAACACACGCGGAAAGTTATTCTCGTTGATCTTCAGGCAAGTCATTCGCCGGAAATTGAAAATCTTATCCGCAGGAACCAACTTTCATGCAAAACAGGATATGATGGAGACACAAGAAAGTACAGCCTCGTCAGAGAAGGAAAAGTTGGGGGATGGATAAAGCACTTCTCACCACAGCAGCTGGCACGTTTAGAGAAGAAGATACAGGAGGAACAGGAGGTATCTTCTTTCATGGAGCTGTGGAAAGACATTCGTGCTGCAG contains the following coding sequences:
- the LOC119445635 gene encoding sulfotransferase 1C2 isoform X1, whose product is MSTALDTPSPSTVTKSRRPFYRMIDGVPKCAWLDPDIYRENSTFRAAKGDVVQSSFPKSGAHWVQYVTQLILKGGEPVNSYDEFACNGHFLEYVRHDGWKPALPMRLFYTHQMLKPNTLSEDAKYVYVARNPWDVCVSLYHAMTELSVWRFQDATFDELFDAFLETDFGYGSYFEHVASGYALKDKPNVFFLTYEELKRDTRGMVLRLAHFLGDQHGKFLDENEVQLNKIVELSKPEHTRKVILVDLQASHSPEIENLIRRNQLSCKTGYDGDTRKYSLVREGKVGGWIKHFSPQQLARLEKKIQEEQEVSSFMELWKDIRAAALEISSPIRS